A region from the Gemmatimonadaceae bacterium genome encodes:
- a CDS encoding phosphoadenylyl-sulfate reductase yields the protein MSRPAHLHGDAAALLAFVARAYRGRVALSASFGGGGVVLAHMLREIDPDVPVLFLDTGFHFPETLEFKRRFAQRYDLRVVDLVSKPEATPPDLYRTNPDECCRVRKVEPMRRALASFDVWVTALRREQSDLRRAIRLVEPQEIDGRTVLKVMPLAHWTRRDVQQYLETHGVPSHPLLERGYASIGCWPCTRPTAHGETERAGRWSGTGKTECGLHPFAKRPGPSDAA from the coding sequence ATGAGCCGCCCGGCGCATCTCCACGGCGACGCCGCGGCGCTGCTTGCGTTCGTCGCGCGCGCGTACCGCGGACGCGTCGCGCTCAGCGCAAGCTTTGGCGGCGGCGGCGTGGTGCTCGCGCACATGCTCCGCGAGATCGACCCGGATGTGCCGGTGCTGTTCCTCGACACGGGCTTCCATTTTCCCGAGACGCTCGAGTTCAAGCGGCGCTTCGCCCAACGGTATGATCTGCGGGTGGTCGATCTCGTGTCGAAACCGGAGGCCACGCCGCCCGACCTGTATCGCACGAATCCGGACGAATGCTGCCGCGTCCGGAAAGTCGAGCCGATGCGACGCGCGCTCGCGAGCTTCGACGTGTGGGTCACCGCGCTGCGCCGCGAGCAGTCGGATCTGCGCCGCGCGATCCGGCTCGTCGAGCCGCAGGAGATCGATGGGCGAACGGTGCTCAAGGTGATGCCGTTGGCGCACTGGACGAGGCGCGACGTGCAGCAATATCTCGAGACACACGGCGTCCCGTCGCATCCGTTGCTCGAGCGCGGGTATGCGAGCATCGGATGCTGGCCGTGCACGCGCCCAACGGCGCATGGCGAGACGGAGCGCGCGGGCCGGTGGAGCGGCACGGGGAAGACCGAATGCGGCCTGCACCCGTTTGCGAAGCGCCCGGGGCCGTCCGATGCCGCGTGA
- a CDS encoding NADPH-dependent assimilatory sulfite reductase hemoprotein subunit, with amino-acid sequence MATRHGEPSGVEDIKAASDGLRGSIGDELGDGGTHFSETGRQLLKFHGAYEQDDRDERRARKDVGGEPAYSFMVRAKLPGGVLTGRQYQVFDALAGRYGNGTLRITTRQDFQLHGVIKGELKPAIAAINAALVTTLGACGDVVRNVIACPAPIEDPLRAEVLAIAGRLSAHLLPSTRAYHEIWLDGERIPDAGDERPIDPLYGTRYLPRKFKIGFGFPDDNCSDVHSNDLGFLTLRTGNALEGFDVLVGGGLGATHGKPETYPRLASPLAFVRREELCRVSEAVVAVHRDYGDRSNRRHARLKYVIDDHGLPWFRARVEEAVGHELEPPRNVDVTDIHDHLGWHRQEDGWWFYGMYVENGRIRDTEATRWRTALRDIVTRVRPEVGVRLTPQQNVLITGIDERRRPLVERILADHGVPEAARLTPVRRWAMACPALPTCGLALAESERALPDVLTSLERELERLGIPDAHLTVRMTGCPNGCARPYTADLAFVGRSADRYTVYVGGTMLGTRLGVQYADLVRRADLVAVLLPLLERYRAERLPNENFGDYVHRVGVEPVGARARAER; translated from the coding sequence GTGGCGACACGACATGGTGAGCCGAGCGGGGTCGAGGACATCAAGGCGGCGAGCGACGGTCTGCGCGGATCGATCGGCGATGAGCTCGGGGATGGCGGCACGCACTTTTCCGAGACCGGCCGGCAGCTGCTCAAATTCCACGGCGCGTACGAGCAGGATGATCGCGACGAGCGCCGCGCGCGCAAGGACGTGGGCGGCGAGCCCGCGTACTCGTTCATGGTGCGCGCGAAGCTGCCCGGCGGCGTCTTGACCGGGCGCCAGTATCAGGTGTTCGACGCGCTCGCCGGCCGCTACGGCAACGGCACGCTGCGCATCACGACGCGCCAGGACTTTCAGTTGCACGGCGTCATCAAAGGCGAGCTCAAGCCGGCCATCGCCGCCATCAACGCTGCGTTAGTCACCACCCTCGGCGCCTGCGGCGATGTGGTGCGCAACGTGATCGCGTGCCCGGCGCCAATCGAGGATCCGCTGCGCGCGGAGGTGTTGGCCATTGCCGGACGGTTGTCGGCACACCTGCTGCCGTCGACACGGGCGTATCACGAGATCTGGCTGGACGGCGAGCGCATCCCCGATGCCGGCGACGAGCGTCCGATCGATCCGTTGTACGGCACGCGGTACTTGCCGCGGAAGTTCAAGATCGGATTCGGCTTTCCCGACGACAACTGCTCCGATGTGCACAGCAACGACCTTGGCTTTCTGACGCTGCGCACCGGCAACGCATTGGAGGGTTTCGATGTGCTCGTGGGCGGCGGCCTCGGTGCGACGCACGGCAAGCCCGAGACCTACCCGCGGCTTGCATCGCCGCTGGCGTTCGTTAGGCGCGAAGAGCTCTGCCGGGTGAGCGAAGCCGTGGTCGCCGTGCACCGGGACTACGGCGATCGCTCGAATCGCCGTCACGCGCGGCTCAAGTACGTGATCGACGATCACGGTCTGCCGTGGTTCCGCGCGCGGGTCGAGGAGGCAGTCGGTCACGAGCTCGAGCCTCCGCGCAACGTCGACGTCACCGACATCCACGATCATCTCGGCTGGCACCGCCAGGAGGATGGCTGGTGGTTCTACGGCATGTACGTGGAGAACGGCCGAATCCGGGACACCGAAGCGACGCGCTGGCGGACCGCGTTGCGAGACATCGTCACGCGCGTGCGACCGGAGGTCGGCGTTCGGCTGACGCCGCAGCAGAACGTGCTCATCACCGGGATCGACGAGCGGCGCCGGCCGCTGGTCGAACGCATTCTCGCCGACCACGGCGTGCCCGAGGCGGCGCGGCTGACGCCGGTTAGGCGTTGGGCAATGGCGTGTCCGGCGCTGCCGACGTGCGGGCTCGCGCTGGCCGAATCGGAGCGCGCGCTCCCGGACGTCCTCACGTCACTCGAGCGCGAGCTCGAACGGTTGGGCATTCCCGACGCGCACCTGACCGTGCGGATGACCGGCTGCCCCAACGGTTGCGCACGCCCGTACACGGCCGACCTGGCGTTCGTGGGCCGGTCGGCAGACCGATACACCGTCTACGTGGGCGGCACCATGCTCGGGACTCGGCTCGGCGTCCAGTACGCCGATCTGGTGCGGCGCGCGGACCTCGTCGCCGTCCTCCTGCCGCTGCTCGAGCGCTATCGCGCCGAACGGCTGCCTAACGAGAACTTCGGCGACTACGTGCATCGCGTCGGCGTCGAGCCGGTCGGCGCGCGCGCGCGGGCGGAGCGATGA
- a CDS encoding carboxymuconolactone decarboxylase family protein, whose protein sequence is MTTPRITNAAGNNPEVYRGLVMLSNAAAKLGVPRTTLLMVSLRASQINGCSFCVDMHWRELRDEGEPDEKVFAVAAWRETPYFTDAERAALALTEAGTRLADRADAVPDELWNEAAQYYDEKGLTALVIAIAAINTWNRLNVMTRQAAGEASKAAAEASAKAAHALAGAGAR, encoded by the coding sequence GTGACCACACCACGAATTACGAATGCGGCCGGCAACAACCCCGAGGTCTATCGGGGCCTTGTGATGCTCTCGAACGCCGCCGCCAAACTCGGCGTGCCGCGGACCACGCTGCTCATGGTGAGTCTGCGCGCGAGTCAGATCAACGGATGCAGCTTCTGCGTCGACATGCACTGGCGCGAGCTGCGTGATGAAGGCGAACCGGACGAGAAGGTCTTCGCCGTCGCGGCGTGGCGTGAGACGCCCTATTTCACGGACGCCGAGCGCGCCGCGCTCGCGCTGACGGAAGCGGGCACGCGGCTCGCCGATCGCGCGGACGCCGTCCCCGATGAGCTGTGGAACGAGGCAGCGCAGTACTACGACGAAAAGGGCTTGACTGCGTTGGTCATCGCGATCGCCGCGATCAATACCTGGAACCGCCTCAACGTCATGACGCGGCAGGCGGCCGGCGAGGCATCGAAGGCCGCGGCCGAGGCGTCGGCGAAGGCGGCGCATGCGCTGGCGGGCGCCGGAGCGCGTTAG
- a CDS encoding BTAD domain-containing putative transcriptional regulator: MIHLQVLGALEVGTAHSRGARHLVTQPKRLALLVYLALAEPTGLHARDRLLALLWPEADDRSSRHSLRNALHALRQALGEDAIVTRGEAFVGLDFAQVQCDALELRAHVAAGRFDEAVALWSGELLPGFHVSDVPEFERWLDAQRENLLRAARTAAWKRAAAVAGTGAAELEAMQVAHHLDSGDEPGARRLMRLLASSGDRAGALEVYGALAAHLSRELDTEPSAETRQLAMELRSNARDVAAPVPPAAPTAPAASPPAPPSATPAPAPTTEPIAPPRRRPRRLAAALGGGVLAVLALALYLSRQSAHASTPQSEAERAVLRLPARYRADTAAYSSYLRGLTLRFAFHFAESRDTFVSLVDRKPLYVPGLYGLAHAYIFTALNEVTDPDETWPKIDVAARGALALDTTAASAWLALASEDMFWHIDLQRANERILRARRIDPFDPDIAGMRSVWFRFYGQMDSSIAEARLAHQMDPLSPLFGRLVAKQLFFARRYEESRQAFMQMVHDDASWTRGYSDLAQLYTAMGRPRDAVEWLRKTRAAEGDSAGAAALPDVGTDAEARQLLTADARRTIAGLERRAQAGERVPSYLYAIAYARLGDTASTMQWLDTMVARHDSYVHQVRVDPVFDFVRPLPRYHAWAAGCGLPPLAPSARQS; encoded by the coding sequence ATGATCCATTTGCAGGTACTCGGCGCTCTGGAAGTCGGCACGGCGCATTCGCGCGGGGCGCGTCATCTCGTGACGCAGCCCAAGCGGCTGGCGCTGCTGGTCTATCTCGCCCTGGCCGAGCCCACGGGCCTGCACGCGCGCGATCGGCTGCTGGCGCTCCTCTGGCCCGAAGCCGATGACCGATCGTCGCGGCACTCGCTCCGCAACGCGCTGCACGCGCTCCGGCAAGCGTTAGGCGAGGACGCGATCGTCACGCGCGGCGAAGCGTTCGTCGGCCTCGACTTCGCCCAGGTGCAGTGCGATGCGCTCGAGCTGCGCGCCCACGTGGCCGCGGGCCGCTTCGATGAGGCCGTGGCGCTGTGGTCCGGTGAGCTGCTGCCGGGGTTCCACGTGTCCGACGTGCCCGAATTCGAGCGATGGCTCGACGCTCAGCGTGAAAACCTGCTGCGTGCGGCGCGCACGGCGGCCTGGAAGCGCGCGGCAGCCGTGGCTGGAACGGGCGCGGCAGAGTTGGAGGCGATGCAGGTCGCACATCACCTGGATTCGGGAGACGAACCCGGGGCGCGCCGGTTGATGCGGCTGCTCGCATCGTCGGGCGATCGCGCCGGCGCCCTGGAAGTGTACGGCGCGCTCGCGGCGCATCTCTCGCGCGAGCTGGACACCGAGCCGTCGGCCGAGACGCGGCAGCTCGCGATGGAATTGCGATCGAACGCACGCGACGTCGCGGCTCCGGTTCCGCCGGCCGCGCCGACCGCGCCGGCTGCATCGCCGCCCGCGCCGCCGAGTGCGACTCCTGCGCCGGCCCCCACTACCGAGCCCATTGCGCCGCCCCGCCGCCGACCGCGGCGCCTCGCTGCTGCGTTAGGCGGCGGCGTGCTGGCGGTGCTGGCGCTCGCGCTGTATCTGAGCCGGCAGTCGGCGCACGCGTCCACACCCCAATCGGAGGCCGAGCGCGCCGTGCTTCGTCTCCCGGCGCGCTACCGTGCCGACACGGCAGCGTACAGCTCGTACCTGCGCGGACTGACGCTCCGATTCGCGTTTCACTTCGCGGAGTCGCGCGACACGTTCGTCTCGCTCGTGGATCGGAAACCGCTCTACGTGCCCGGCCTGTACGGATTGGCGCACGCGTACATCTTTACCGCGCTCAACGAGGTCACGGATCCGGACGAGACGTGGCCCAAGATCGACGTCGCGGCGCGGGGGGCGCTTGCGCTCGACACCACCGCGGCAAGTGCGTGGCTCGCGCTTGCGTCGGAGGACATGTTCTGGCACATCGACCTCCAGCGTGCGAACGAGCGCATCCTGCGCGCACGCCGGATCGATCCGTTCGACCCCGACATCGCCGGCATGCGATCGGTCTGGTTTAGGTTCTACGGACAGATGGACAGCTCCATTGCCGAAGCGCGACTCGCGCATCAGATGGATCCATTGAGCCCGTTGTTTGGACGGCTGGTCGCCAAGCAGTTGTTTTTCGCTCGACGCTATGAGGAGTCGCGTCAAGCATTCATGCAGATGGTGCACGATGACGCGAGCTGGACCCGCGGATACAGCGACCTCGCGCAACTCTACACTGCCATGGGCCGGCCGCGGGACGCGGTGGAGTGGCTGCGGAAGACGCGCGCGGCCGAAGGCGATAGCGCCGGCGCGGCAGCGCTGCCGGATGTCGGGACTGATGCCGAGGCGCGCCAGTTGCTCACCGCCGACGCGCGGCGCACGATCGCCGGCCTCGAACGCCGGGCGCAGGCGGGAGAGCGCGTACCATCGTATCTGTACGCGATCGCCTACGCACGGTTAGGCGACACGGCGTCGACCATGCAGTGGCTCGACACCATGGTGGCGCGGCACGACAGCTACGTGCATCAAGTGCGCGTCGACCCGGTCTTCGACTTCGTGAGGCCGCTGCCGCGGTACCATGCGTGGGCAGCCGGATGCGGGCTGCCGCCCCTCGCGCCCTCGGCGCGGCAGTCGTAG
- a CDS encoding amino acid permease has product MTELRRTLGLTDLVLIVIGTVIGSGIFIVPATTLQQAGGSVSVALLVWLVAGILSLLGALTYGEMGAMNPDAGGLYVYIRDAFGELPAFLYGWTALLVIASGSCATLAVAFSSYLGQIVPLSPAMAKVISVLMIAATMALNVRGTRQSADVQNWTTGLKATALVVMGAVLLLSGTHGGGGAPATAAPPAHVSFSMFATAMIGVLWAYEGWQYATFSAGETRDPQRTFPRGIIFGTACLIGIYILANLGYIAALGPVRASQSTRIAADAVGALLGPVAGKVIAAIILVSMFSAANGIALTAPRLYYSMARDGVFIRKLAEVHPRYGTPANAVVVCSVWAMLLAATGTFEQLFTYVVFVGWIFYALGGVAIFVYRRKQPNAPRPFRVPGYPITPLLFVLAAAAVVINTIVTQPGRAALGLTVTAIGVPFFFVWRAYTRVSVAAPPDA; this is encoded by the coding sequence ATGACTGAGCTCAGGCGTACGCTCGGACTCACGGACCTCGTCCTCATCGTCATCGGGACCGTCATCGGCTCCGGCATCTTCATCGTGCCGGCGACCACACTGCAACAGGCCGGCGGCAGCGTGAGCGTCGCACTGCTCGTGTGGCTGGTTGCCGGCATCCTGTCGCTGCTCGGCGCGCTCACCTATGGCGAGATGGGCGCGATGAACCCCGATGCCGGCGGCCTGTACGTCTACATCCGCGATGCGTTCGGCGAGCTGCCTGCGTTTCTGTACGGGTGGACCGCGCTGCTGGTCATCGCGAGCGGATCGTGCGCCACACTCGCCGTCGCGTTCAGCAGCTATCTCGGACAGATCGTGCCGCTTTCGCCCGCAATGGCGAAGGTGATTTCGGTGCTGATGATCGCGGCGACGATGGCGCTCAACGTGCGCGGCACGCGGCAGAGCGCCGATGTACAGAACTGGACAACCGGGCTCAAGGCAACTGCGTTAGTCGTCATGGGAGCGGTCCTGCTCCTGAGCGGAACGCACGGAGGCGGCGGCGCTCCGGCGACGGCGGCGCCGCCCGCGCACGTGTCCTTCTCGATGTTCGCCACCGCGATGATCGGCGTCTTGTGGGCGTACGAGGGGTGGCAGTACGCGACGTTCTCGGCCGGCGAGACGCGGGACCCGCAGCGCACGTTTCCGCGCGGCATCATCTTCGGCACCGCGTGTCTCATCGGGATTTACATTCTTGCCAATCTCGGATACATCGCAGCGCTCGGCCCGGTGCGCGCATCGCAGAGCACGCGCATTGCGGCGGACGCCGTTGGCGCGCTGCTCGGGCCGGTCGCCGGCAAAGTCATCGCCGCGATCATTCTGGTGTCGATGTTCAGCGCGGCCAACGGCATCGCGCTGACGGCGCCGCGGCTCTACTACTCCATGGCGCGCGACGGCGTTTTCATCCGGAAGTTGGCCGAGGTGCACCCGCGGTACGGCACGCCGGCGAACGCGGTGGTGGTGTGCTCGGTGTGGGCGATGCTCCTCGCCGCGACCGGCACCTTCGAGCAGCTCTTCACGTACGTGGTGTTCGTCGGCTGGATCTTCTATGCGTTAGGCGGCGTCGCGATCTTCGTCTATCGGCGGAAGCAGCCGAACGCCCCGCGTCCGTTCCGCGTGCCGGGCTATCCGATCACGCCGTTGTTGTTCGTCCTGGCCGCGGCCGCCGTGGTCATCAACACCATCGTGACGCAGCCGGGGCGGGCGGCGTTGGGCCTAACCGTCACCGCCATCGGCGTGCCGTTCTTCTTCGTGTGGCGCGCGTATACGCGCGTGTCCGTCGCCGCCCCGCCCGACGCGTGA
- a CDS encoding NAD(P)/FAD-dependent oxidoreductase, which translates to MVSARRQRRDFDVIIIGAGAAGLAAANVLLDNGLDVLVLEARRRTGGRIETAALLPSGSPIELGAEFLHGVAAPIREIAQEHDLRTIDISGQRFEHTTHGVRVARDYTARLDRVLGRLDAHRTPDRSFADAMRANRGSLRASDRSLATRYVEGFEAADATLISERWLAAARAPGRDARESRIGRLVDGYGALIDVLAQPLGARVRLGAVVSAVRWGPGHVEVVSGGAGRRIRTDAARAALVTVPLGVLQAPAGAPGAIRFDPPAPALDRSAALGIMGPVHRVVYRFADPFWLEPAFARRLGAPPLDRMSFLQSRRPLPFQVWWTTYPVTSPLLVAWRGGSQAARLARQSTRTLERLGLESLASIFRMTPARLAARLVRAYYRDWLTDPFSRGAYSYARVGGARMAGRLARPISHTIWYAGEAAHTAASTGTVHGAIASGQRAAREIVELVHG; encoded by the coding sequence ATGGTTAGCGCTCGCCGTCAGCGTCGCGACTTCGACGTCATCATCATCGGTGCGGGCGCGGCGGGTCTCGCTGCTGCGAACGTGCTCCTCGACAACGGGCTCGACGTTCTCGTGCTCGAGGCGCGGCGTCGCACCGGGGGGCGCATCGAGACGGCCGCGCTGCTGCCATCGGGCAGCCCGATCGAGCTTGGGGCGGAATTCCTGCATGGCGTGGCCGCTCCGATCCGCGAGATTGCACAGGAACATGACCTTCGCACGATCGATATTTCGGGTCAGCGATTCGAGCACACGACGCACGGGGTGCGCGTCGCGCGCGATTACACGGCGCGCCTCGACCGTGTGCTCGGCCGCCTCGACGCGCATCGCACGCCGGATCGTTCGTTCGCGGACGCGATGCGCGCGAATCGCGGGTCGCTGCGGGCGTCAGACCGGTCGCTGGCGACGCGCTACGTGGAGGGATTCGAGGCTGCCGACGCGACGCTGATCAGCGAGCGCTGGCTCGCGGCGGCGCGTGCGCCGGGACGCGACGCGCGGGAGTCGCGGATCGGCCGGCTGGTGGACGGCTACGGCGCGCTCATCGATGTCCTCGCCCAACCGTTAGGCGCTCGGGTGCGCCTCGGCGCCGTCGTCTCGGCCGTGCGATGGGGGCCGGGGCACGTCGAAGTCGTGTCCGGCGGCGCCGGCCGGCGGATCCGCACGGACGCGGCGCGCGCGGCGCTCGTCACCGTTCCGTTAGGCGTGCTGCAGGCGCCGGCCGGAGCGCCGGGCGCCATCCGCTTCGACCCGCCCGCGCCGGCGCTCGACCGGAGCGCCGCGTTGGGCATCATGGGCCCCGTGCACCGCGTCGTCTACCGCTTCGCCGATCCGTTCTGGCTGGAGCCGGCGTTCGCGCGACGGTTAGGCGCACCGCCGCTCGATCGCATGTCCTTCCTGCAGTCGCGCCGGCCGCTTCCGTTTCAGGTGTGGTGGACCACGTATCCGGTGACGTCGCCGCTCCTCGTGGCGTGGCGCGGCGGGTCGCAGGCGGCGCGCCTCGCGCGACAATCCACGCGCACGCTCGAGCGGCTCGGCCTCGAGTCGCTCGCCTCGATCTTTCGCATGACGCCGGCGCGCCTGGCCGCGCGCCTCGTGCGCGCCTATTACCGCGACTGGCTCACCGATCCGTTCTCACGCGGTGCGTACTCGTATGCGCGCGTCGGCGGCGCCCGCATGGCCGGCCGTCTGGCCCGACCCATTTCGCACACGATCTGGTATGCCGGCGAAGCCGCGCATACGGCCGCGAGTACCGGTACGGTGCACGGCGCGATCGCGTCCGGCCAACGCGCAGCGCGCGAGATCGTCGAGCTCGTCCATGGCTGA
- a CDS encoding epoxide hydrolase, translating into MHAAGHTARSAVRDPRAFEIHIPDSTLGDLRARLMHTRWIEPLGYDGWRYGFDVAYLRELVRYWRESFDWRVHEAAMNRFGNFRATVGGAAIHFIHERGRGPDPLPIVLTHGFPDSVLRFAKIIPMLTDPAAHGGDPADAFDVVAPSLPGYGFSGRPSGDGVIFRVGDMWHELMTNVLGYERFAAHGGDWGSTVTDLLARAHADAVIGIHLTDVPFYHAFTPPSDPSADEKKYLEGIARFGRTQGGYALVQGGQPQALAVGLNDSPAGLAAWIIEKFRRWSDCHGDVESRFTRDELLANVTLYWVTQTINSSFAPYSDIAHIDQTQLATSGAPDGPQRVPAAFALFPQDLSSPPREWAERFFDVARWTRMPRGGHFAALEEPELLVDDIRAFFRPLR; encoded by the coding sequence ATGCACGCAGCTGGTCACACCGCGCGCTCAGCAGTCCGCGACCCGCGCGCGTTCGAGATTCACATTCCCGACTCGACGCTCGGCGACCTGCGTGCGCGGCTCATGCATACGCGGTGGATCGAACCGTTAGGCTACGACGGCTGGCGCTACGGCTTCGACGTCGCCTACCTGCGCGAGCTGGTGCGCTACTGGCGCGAGAGCTTCGATTGGCGCGTGCACGAAGCCGCCATGAACCGGTTCGGCAATTTCCGCGCGACGGTCGGCGGGGCCGCCATCCATTTCATCCACGAGCGCGGTCGCGGACCCGATCCGCTGCCGATCGTGCTGACGCACGGCTTCCCGGACTCCGTGCTGCGGTTCGCCAAGATCATCCCGATGCTCACCGATCCGGCAGCGCACGGGGGCGATCCCGCCGACGCATTCGATGTCGTCGCGCCGAGCCTGCCCGGCTACGGATTCTCCGGGCGACCCAGCGGCGACGGGGTGATCTTCCGCGTCGGCGACATGTGGCACGAGCTCATGACGAACGTCCTCGGCTACGAACGATTCGCGGCGCACGGCGGCGACTGGGGCAGTACTGTGACCGACCTGCTCGCGCGCGCGCACGCCGACGCGGTGATCGGGATCCATCTCACGGACGTCCCGTTCTATCACGCATTCACGCCGCCGTCCGATCCCAGCGCCGACGAGAAGAAATACCTCGAGGGCATCGCGAGATTCGGACGGACGCAGGGCGGTTATGCGTTAGTCCAGGGCGGGCAGCCACAGGCGCTCGCCGTCGGACTCAACGACTCGCCGGCGGGTTTGGCCGCGTGGATCATCGAGAAGTTCCGGCGGTGGAGCGATTGCCATGGCGATGTCGAGTCGCGATTCACGCGCGACGAGCTGCTGGCGAACGTGACGCTCTATTGGGTGACGCAGACGATCAATTCGTCGTTCGCGCCGTACTCCGACATCGCGCACATCGATCAAACGCAGCTCGCGACATCGGGCGCACCGGATGGACCGCAGCGCGTGCCCGCGGCATTTGCGCTCTTTCCGCAGGACTTGTCGAGTCCGCCGCGCGAATGGGCCGAGCGGTTCTTCGATGTGGCGCGATGGACCAGGATGCCGCGCGGCGGGCACTTCGCGGCGCTCGAGGAGCCCGAGCTGCTCGTGGACGACATCCGGGCGTTCTTCCGTCCGTTGCGTTAG
- a CDS encoding Spy/CpxP family protein refolding chaperone, with amino-acid sequence MKSMRTVLIGVALTMGIATGAIAQGGGGGGGRGRGGGMMAMLMNGIALTDSEQSQVKAIEDKYAPQMQEFRQKMRDARQNGTPMDSASMQQMRDLGKKERDEIRAVLTPDQQAKFDDNIKQMMARRPSGH; translated from the coding sequence ATGAAGAGCATGCGCACGGTACTGATCGGCGTGGCCCTCACGATGGGGATCGCGACGGGTGCGATCGCCCAGGGGGGCGGTGGCGGAGGCGGTAGAGGACGAGGCGGCGGAATGATGGCAATGCTCATGAACGGCATCGCGCTCACCGACTCCGAGCAGAGCCAGGTCAAGGCCATCGAGGACAAGTACGCGCCGCAGATGCAGGAGTTCAGACAGAAGATGCGCGACGCCCGGCAAAATGGGACACCCATGGATTCGGCGTCGATGCAGCAGATGCGCGATCTGGGCAAGAAGGAGCGCGACGAGATCCGTGCCGTGCTCACGCCGGATCAGCAGGCGAAGTTCGACGACAACATCAAGCAGATGATGGCGCGGCGGCCAAGCGGTCATTGA